Proteins from a genomic interval of Trichoderma breve strain T069 chromosome 2, whole genome shotgun sequence:
- a CDS encoding ring finger domain-containing protein: protein MSLSEIRNVVLLFSNPVWGGATTVPTTIIRNITALSSQIAYEERIDSNITTLTTTNADTLNGVIQGLLYVPDIARMPSCDAQQYDFIPRNVTRRANLPPTNYNLIALAPWFSIDCTEAYLAAARADPIRAFIFYKPNNSSNKPQDVQSPVWNLDDDGAWRKQNQYPVFAVSGLEGQKMMTQLSLYSGTVNQIPHGQEISQLYGPNPKDYVRIWTELNMKNPTNIPALWIFFLIVIGALLAIIGGISLTMHLIQRRRRISLKRRVISGEVDLEAMGIKRLTVPTTFVQGFPLFTYNQDPDALSGPPTPSSPGMRGTSRSGKPSRRTHRHDRNAPSDIVSPSEHSVRSTRSCHICLDRFEHRVTIIKELPCGHIFHPDCIDEFLLENSSLCPMCKHCMLPPGYCPPITNGMVRRERALRKLRGRIDLDYSSMESGENKLKGWGRKIFSSGSHATSPDVPLTPVKNSKQGRDANVKKTPTSSEQTVTDTEAIREIPSTTPSGTTIMDISESEDDAIRETTPATTPAAPQNPAPTIRAKRKPQPRHSPSSFARERMREIASQNAPFDDPDLKRPKWRRVVSSVFPGFV, encoded by the exons ATGT CGCTCTCCGAGATTCGAAATGTCGT GCTTCTCTTCAGTAATCCGGTCTGGGGTGGTGCCACCACTGTgcccaccaccatcatcagaaACATTACCGCGCTCTCC AGTCAGATAGCATACGAGGAGCGCATCGAcagcaacatcaccaccttGACAACCACTAACGCCGATACCCTCAATGGAGTCATTCAAGGTCTTTTATACGTTCCCGACATTGCTCGAATGCCGTCCTGTGATGCCCAGCAGTACGACTTCATCCCCAGAAATGTCACCCGCCGCGCCAACCTCCCCCCTACCAACTACAACCTCATCGCCCTTGCTCCTTGGTTTAGCATAGACTGCACCGAGGCCTacctcgccgccgcccgcgCCGACCCTATCcgcgccttcatcttctacaaGCCAAACAACTCCTCCAACAAGCCCCAGGATGTCCAATCACCCGTCTGGAacctcgacgatgacggcgCCTGGAGGAAGCAAAACCAGTATCCCGTCTTTGCCGTCTCGGGACTCGAGGGCCAAAAAATGATGACTCAGCTCAGCCTCTATTCAGGAACCGTCAACCAGATTCCCCATGGCCAAGAGATATCGCAGCTGTATGGGCCCAACCCAAAGGACTATGTTCGAATATGGACCGAGTTGAACATGAAGAATCCCACCAACATCCCGGCTCTGTGGATATTCTTCCTCATCGTTATCGGCGCCTtgctcgccatcatcggcggcaTCTCACTCACCATGCACCTGATACAGAGGCGTCGCCGCATATCGTTAAAACGTCGTGTTATATCTGGCGAGGTTGATCTCGAGGCCATGGGTATCAAGAGGCTCACCGTCCCAACGACCTTTGTCCAGGGGTTTCCGCTTTTCACTTATAACCAAGACCCAGACGCACTCAGTGGCCCGCCaactccctcttctccaggtATGCGTGGTACATCTCGTTCTGGAAAGCCCTCAAGGAGAACCCACCGACACGACCGAAATGCTCCTAGTGATATCGTATCTCCCAGTGAGCACAGCGTCCGCAGCACACGAAGC TGCCACATTTGTCTCGATCGTTTCGAACATCgcgtcaccatcatcaaaGAACTGCCCTGCGGCCACATCTTCCATCCCGACTGTATAGACGAATTCCTGCTCGAAAATAGCTCACTATGTCCAATGTGCAAGCATTGCATGTTACCCCCCGGGTACTGCCCTCCCATTACCAACGGAATGGTCCGCCGTGAACGGGCCCTGCGGAAATTGCGAGGAAGGATAGATTTGGATTACTCATCCATGGAATCTGGCGAGAACAAACTCAAAGGCTGGGGAAGGAAAATCTTTAGTTCGGGCAGTCATGCAACTTCCCCCGACGTTCCGTTGACGCCAGTCAAGAATAGCAAACAGGGTAGAGATGCCAATGTCAAGAAGACGCCGACGTCTTCCGAACAAACCGTTACAGATACGGAAGCCATCAGAGAAATACCATCGACGACGCCCTCTGGGACAACGATTATGGACATATCCGAATCCGAAGACGATGCCATCAGAGAGACAACCCCCGCAACAACCCCCGCGGCGCCGCAGAATCCAGCGCCCACAATACGGGCCAAACGCAAGCCCCAGCCTC GCCACAGTCCTTCGTCGTTTGCTCGCGAGCGCATGCGAGAGATTGCGAGCCAGAACGCGCCATTTGATGACCCTGACCTGAAGCGTCCCAAAT GGCGTCGTGTTGTTTCGAGCGTATTTCCTGGATTCGTGTAG
- a CDS encoding PPP4R2 domain-containing protein, which produces MEVDSDSDLLSKTAAGELPSSEAWPALRDDILVRLDKIARNEFSIPKLPPPVPRSRLLDTRLLSSSSSSPAEPFSDDANKENAPLDEQPPSAAGTEPSTSARQPPSQPSQSPSQAQEPGVLPKQLADMVDEIKNHIGSFKSYPPHTIQRIAELILYPRAHYKALPSYLHALDRVAAVTSGTDTYPLPPPIPDMSSIQLNGDEPNDPAMAVSWSNPTAVAVGSDEALGGALLTPIPWLIRRSTPPETTPAEPPAAQIHSESTETIDGPNGVGSIETVSVSINGVPSMGHSRGVTQGELLRQEQRAGIVPVSQLTKSHDMMVEGGRGGSASDDHPMDDEEEEEDEEAPHARGPDEIGVGDTGPQSETTSVMGEDGVEMQGIDLEAAVGRKHVDEKDESSTAEHQDEASKSTSERAKSPGAESVSSKREAEDDLEEDVVAKKVKEEPSGDGDTSMSSDSEEQKGGDESKDDTADKDNVKMEA; this is translated from the exons ATGGAAGTggacagcgacagcgactTGCTTAGCAAGACCGCCGCCGGAGAGCTTCCATCTTC AGAGGCATGGCCAGCCTTGCGCGACGATATCCTCGTGCGACTAGACAAG ATCGCACGCAATGAATTCTCCATACCCAAGCTGCCACCTCCCGTGCCGCGCTCTCGCCTCTTGGACACACGActcctctcttcatcatcctcatcgcccGCCGAGCCATTTTCCGACGACGCCAACAAGGAGAATGCGCCCCTAGACGAGCAGCCGCCATCCGCGGCCGGCACAGAACCATCCACATCTGCTCGGCAACCACCGTCGCAACCTTCGCAATCCCCTTCGCAGGCCCAAGAACCTGGCGTGCTGCCGAAACAGCTAGCAGACATGGTCGATGAAATCAAGAACCACATTGGCAGCTTTAAATCGTATCCGCCACATACAATCCAGAGAATCGCCGAGCTCATTCTATACCCGCGCGCGCACTACAAGGCCCTGCCGTCCTATCTTCACGCGTTGGATAGAGTCGCGGCCGTGACTTCAGGAACAGACACATACCCGCTACCGCCACCGATTCCAGACATGTCCTCGATTCAGCTCAACGGGGATGAACCCAACGACCCTGCCATGGCTGTCTCTTGGAGTAACCCCACAGCAGTGGCAGTTGGTTCGGATGAAGCCCTTGGAGGAGCACTGCTAACGCCCATTCCTTGGCTCATCAGAAGAAGTACGCCGCCAGAGACCACCCCTGCCGAGCCACCGGCGGCGCAGATTCATAGCGAGAGCACTGAGACAATCGACGGTCCTAATGGGGTGGGCAGCATAGAGACTGTTTCTGTCAGCATCAACGGTGTGCCATCCATGGGGCACTCTAGGGGTGTCACCCAAGGCGAGTTGCTTAGGCAAGAGCAGAGGGCCGGCATTGTCCCTGTCAGCCAGCTCACCAAGTCTCACGACATGATGGTTGAGGGTGGACGTGGAGGTTCAGCTTCAGATGACCATCccatggatgatgaagaagaggaggaagatgaggaagctCCGCACGCGAGAGGGCCGGATGAAATCGGCGTTGGTGATACGGGCCCTCAGTCCGAGACGACAAGTGTCATGGGCGAGGATGGTGTCGAGATGCAGGGCATTGACCTCGAGGCCGCGGTTGGCCGGAAACACGTTGACGAAAAGGACGAATCTTCCACGGCAGAGCATCAAGACGAAGCCAGCAAGTCTACCTCAGAGCGAGCGAAGAGTCCCGGCGCCGAGAGCGTCAGCTCAAAGCGCGAAGCAGAAGACGACCTTGAGGAGGATGTGGTGGCgaaaaaggtcaaggaggagcccagcggcgatggcgatACCAGCATGTCATCCGATTCTGAAGAACAGAAAGGGGGCGATGAGAGCAAGGACGACACTGCGGATAAGGACAATGTAAAGATGGAGGCTTAA